The sequence ATTTTCGAGCATCAGCATCGTAAGGGAATCAATAAAAATGTATGAACACATACGGCCACACCACCAGAGGTTCACGTTCGGATGCTTGCGAACGTTCGTGGCGCGGCGATGCACCCGACTACTGCTCCTTGGAACATCAtggttataacattttttatcaaatgaataaataaatagagcTCAAATGTACATGATGGTACATGGCGGATGCTGGAAAAAGCGCCACAATCCAcagacacacactcacacacatacacagagacCGGCAGACGCAACGTGCACTGACTGGTAGAGTACATGAACTCTTGCACTTTGTTTTCCCGCGCGTTGCATCCCAGATGAGCATTTCTTGCCGCAATCGTCCCGAGAATACAAAGAAGAACATAACAACTTTCACAGTTGTCTCATTTTTGGAAGATGTGGCACATTTGGCACCGGATTGGTAAAACTCGGCCCAGGAACCAGCCTCGCCTGGCGCTGCTATCGTAGCGTGGGGGTGGTGTTCAGCTGGGATGCTCTTCGTCACGTTTGCAGCAGCACTTGCGGGTGCACTTTCCCGACAGCATACCGAATGCGGCGGAATCACAGCAAAATGCAATCTTTAAGACTTTGGAATAATGGCGAGGTTTAATCGAGTTTCAATTTGTACGCCACTGTATTAACAACTGGATTTTTCGATAGCTACAACATGCGTTAAAAAATTACCAACTGCGCTGCTGTGGTCTGCTCCTAAAAATCAATCCACCTACCTTCTTGTTGTCCCGGAATTTGAGCCATCCAGCCACGATGGTCTGATCGTTCGCCAGTACCTCACTACCGTCACCGATTTCTTCGCCCGTCGGGCTACAAACACTTCGTGCCGGCGAACTGAACACTCCCGGTTCCCCCAGTGCACTTTTGGCCGGACTAGCGAAACCACCGTAATTTGTGTGATCCAGCGGCAGTTTGCCGGTGTGCATCGGTGAGCTGAAAACCCCCGGCTCACCGAGAATCCCTTTGGCCGGTGACCCCGGTGGGAATGGTTCCTTTCGTCGCAGCAGTGGCGTATTTTCACAGGAAGAACTTGCCCCACTGCCCATTCCGGTTGCGCACTCACTCTTTATTACACCGGAACTGAACTgatttcgaatgatgcttttccgCATACAACTGCAGTCCGACTCGACCCGCTTTCGCATGGCCATCATTGGTGACGAGGTGTTTTTGGGGAATTCACTCTCCATTCGATGCACGCATGGTGTGTTGAAACTTTCCGTGGCACGTAGCTTCTGGGCACAAACACAGTCCTGCACTTGATTGAACCGTCTCGAAACGATGGGAGAATCGGTAAAATCGCCGTCGTCCGGGACCCCTCGGCGGCCGCACCGGGGTGAGCTTTTGTCTCGTATTACACCCTGTAATTTGTCCAGTCGTCGGTTCGGCAACGGTGAATTCTGTGCACTTTGACTGCCCCCCTCGAACAGACTGTGATGGTGTGCATCCAGCCGACGTGGTGCATTTGGGGAATTTTTGCAGGACTCTGATCCGTGAAGATTGCCCAGCAAGGCGGCGGCGGCCAACGCCGGGTGCTCATTGCACCGGCGGGGAGGAGTCGTTATCGGTGTCTGCTGCGGGTCGGACATTGTCCCGTCGTTTCTGCAAAATACGAGAAGAGAGATGCTAATTATACACTGTTGTTTAACAGAAAGCTCTAGTGAGTGACAATGGACTTGGCCGGGGTTCAATGCGACAAATGGTTCCGGAAACAATTGTCGTAAGCACCGTTGAATGCAATCGTTGTAAATAATCCTATAAACCGGTAAACGAActaataattttcaatgattctgcTTGATGCGCTGTTCTTGTTCAGTGGCCAACAAACAGTGCAGATCATTGTGGAGTGCTCGAAAATTAACTTCTTTCCCTTGATTCCTACCTGGCACCTCAGTGTCCGAGCAAAGTGAACGGCGTTGAGCTGGAAAATCGATTCAAAGTCTGTTTCCAACACATATTGCGTTGCACTTGGACTGGCATCTCATTGGCACCTTGAATCAGCATTGGCTGGAGAGCACAAGGCAAGAACAAACTGGTCTTCCCGAGCAACTTCCCAACAATGCCCTCGCCCTAGCGTCATGAAAGTTATCAACTGATGCTTCGGGATCTCAATTGTCAATAGGACCACTGAGATAGCACTTTCAATGCTTGTCAATTCCATACCTGCATGTACACTACTCTTCGCCAAGCAGAACTATTTCCTTACGCATTCGAAGGCCCGTGCCGGTACGTGTTCTATTTGCAAACGCACTCGGTTCCATAGTAAAACAGCAAAACAGAATCGGAATCGCTTCTGAGATGCAGGTTTCTCCATCTCAACATGCTCAATTTATTCCTAGTTCCGGATTGGATGGGGTAAGAATAATTATTGCCATGCTCATATTTATGAGTCTAAGCTATTATAAAGAACCAGGTTATAGGGCCTTCAAGTAAATCCCTGAACGTGAAGCCGAGGCATCTGGTTTTATGGTAGCACCGGTCTTACCGATTTCAATTATACAACAACCGATGCAAGTTTCATTCCATTCACCTTTTGCCGGGTTATGTTTTGGCGCGAGATGATATCAAAACTCGTCCGGTAGACTGTCTACCGCACTATTTCAGACAAGATAATAATGCAGGTAGATTCATGAAAAAGATTATCTTTGacagaagtcaattatgatcaTTGTTAGGCTAGCTTTGTCATTACAAGTGCcagacccgtacccaggatttcgtttcgggaggggcccaaagataaaaaaaacatgttacTGAGGATTGCTAATGTACATAATTTTCGGTGCGCCTTTTACCGGTGTTTTCAACAGAcactggaactatcattattaggtatttaaattaaaattggtcATTGTGACAGAGAGTAGGTTGTTgtgttacatttcttaa comes from Malaya genurostris strain Urasoe2022 chromosome 3, Malgen_1.1, whole genome shotgun sequence and encodes:
- the LOC131438235 gene encoding uncharacterized protein LOC131438235 isoform X2, producing MSDPQQTPITTPPRRCNEHPALAAAALLGNLHGSESCKNSPNAPRRLDAHHHSLFEGGSQSAQNSPLPNRRLDKLQGVIRDKSSPRCGRRGVPDDGDFTDSPIVSRRFNQVQDCVCAQKLRATESFNTPCVHRMESEFPKNTSSPMMAMRKRVESDCSCMRKSIIRNQFSSGVIKSECATGMGSGASSSCENTPLLRRKEPFPPGSPAKGILGEPGVFSSPMHTGKLPLDHTNYGGFASPAKSALGEPGVFSSPARSVCSPTGEEIGDGSEVLANDQTIVAGWLKFRDNKKWKIRWGVVTKLSPAAGKSPI
- the LOC131438235 gene encoding uncharacterized protein LOC131438235 isoform X1 is translated as MSDPQQTPITTPPRRCNEHPALAAAALLGNLHGSESCKNSPNAPRRLDAHHHSLFEGGSQSAQNSPLPNRRLDKLQGVIRDKSSPRCGRRGVPDDGDFTDSPIVSRRFNQVQDCVCAQKLRATESFNTPCVHRMESEFPKNTSSPMMAMRKRVESDCSCMRKSIIRNQFSSGVIKSECATGMGSGASSSCENTPLLRRKEPFPPGSPAKGILGEPGVFSSPMHTGKLPLDHTNYGGFASPAKSALGEPGVFSSPARSVCSPTGEEIGDGSEVLANDQTIVAGWLKFRDNKKWKIRWGVVTKLSPAAGKLYCPIR